In a single window of the Catalinimonas alkaloidigena genome:
- a CDS encoding lipocalin-like domain-containing protein: MKRKHIIHTLLLAVGLSAAACNTRQDTTAETGTMTEAGDQNLISGSTSKTWHADKHTNAEGDNEKLSRTERKNDQMIFNADGTFSMNTRQEAAGGNWMYDRTSQTLSLQFSGENHTESFKVLSLEEDQMELEAADGSTLELEAEG, from the coding sequence ATGAAACGTAAACACATCATACATACACTTTTGCTGGCGGTGGGCCTGTCCGCCGCTGCGTGTAACACGCGCCAGGATACGACGGCCGAAACCGGGACTATGACCGAAGCCGGAGATCAGAACCTGATCTCCGGCAGTACGAGTAAAACCTGGCATGCCGACAAGCACACGAATGCCGAAGGCGACAACGAGAAACTATCGCGTACGGAGCGCAAAAACGACCAGATGATTTTCAATGCGGACGGCACGTTCTCGATGAACACCCGCCAGGAAGCCGCCGGAGGCAACTGGATGTATGACCGCACGTCGCAAACGCTGTCGTTGCAGTTCAGTGGCGAGAATCACACCGAATCGTTCAAAGTTCTGAGCCTGGAAGAAGACCAGATGGAACTGGAAGCCGCCGATGGCTCAACCCTGGAACTTGAAGCGGAAGGCTAA
- a CDS encoding LysM peptidoglycan-binding domain-containing protein: MSYFIKLIIIMGLSDFFRKGVEKPVAQKPAAPSQPAPAAPKRTYTVKSGDSLSKIAKQHYGNANEWRRIFEANRGMIQDPNLIYPGQEFVIPEAQTSNAPTDGQPVHAAKPSRQTNPQATNPSSFFHS, translated from the coding sequence ATGAGTTATTTTATTAAACTGATTATCATCATGGGACTTAGCGATTTTTTTCGGAAGGGCGTAGAGAAACCGGTGGCGCAGAAGCCTGCGGCCCCATCTCAGCCTGCGCCAGCCGCCCCCAAACGTACATATACCGTAAAATCGGGCGATTCACTTTCTAAAATTGCCAAACAGCATTACGGCAATGCCAACGAATGGCGCCGCATCTTCGAGGCCAACCGCGGGATGATTCAGGACCCGAATCTGATTTATCCAGGACAGGAATTTGTGATCCCGGAGGCGCAAACCAGCAACGCCCCGACCGACGGGCAGCCGGTGCACGCAGCGAAGCCGTCGCGTCAGACCAACCCTCAGGCCACCAACCCGAGTAGTTTCTTTCACTCCTGA
- a CDS encoding DUF4293 domain-containing protein codes for MIQRVQTLFLLGVAILMMVTVFVNSWEKTNPDTGERATLDAFYLTHLEPVANETDFKKSAELPAFYIAILCIISAGLAGFSITRFNNRLLQMKLGAGNSLLIAGTVVAIMLLSREGEQLFAPTIVGEYKTGFYLPIVAIFLNILANRFINRDERLVRSMDRLR; via the coding sequence ATGATTCAACGCGTACAAACCCTTTTCCTGCTGGGCGTTGCCATCCTGATGATGGTGACCGTATTTGTCAACAGCTGGGAGAAGACCAATCCTGATACGGGCGAGCGTGCCACCCTCGATGCCTTTTACCTGACGCACCTGGAGCCGGTCGCCAACGAAACCGATTTTAAGAAATCGGCCGAACTACCGGCCTTTTACATTGCCATCCTGTGCATCATTTCCGCGGGACTGGCCGGGTTTTCCATCACCCGTTTCAACAACCGCCTGTTGCAGATGAAACTGGGCGCGGGCAATTCGCTGCTGATCGCGGGCACAGTGGTGGCCATCATGCTGCTGTCGCGCGAAGGCGAACAGCTTTTTGCGCCGACCATCGTAGGTGAATATAAAACCGGATTTTACCTGCCCATCGTAGCCATTTTCCTGAACATTTTGGCGAACCGGTTCATCAACCGCGACGAACGTCTGGTGCGGTCGATGGATCGCCTGCGCTAG
- a CDS encoding aspartate-semialdehyde dehydrogenase: MKIAVVGATGLVGTEILKVLAESSLEITEVIPVASERSLGKTVEFRGQPYKVCLADEAIAQKPAMAIFSAGGGTSLELAPKFAEAGITVIDNSSAWRMSPDHKLIVPEINANVLTSEDKIIANPNCSTIQMVLVLAPLHEKYQIKRIVVSTYQSVTGTGKKAVDQMMNERAGKQGEMAYKYPIDLNVIPQIDVFLDNGYTKEEMKMVNETKKIMGDDSIQVTATAVRIPVMGGHSEAVNIEFANDFDLDEVRTLLSQTKGVVLEDNPSQQVYPMPMNAHGRNEVFVGRIRRDDTQPNTLNLWIVADNLRKGAATNAVQIAEYLVEAGLATEAVEN, encoded by the coding sequence ATGAAAATAGCGGTTGTAGGTGCTACCGGTCTGGTAGGCACCGAAATTCTGAAGGTTTTGGCCGAATCATCACTGGAAATCACCGAGGTGATTCCGGTTGCTTCCGAACGTTCGTTGGGAAAAACAGTAGAGTTTCGCGGACAGCCTTACAAGGTGTGTCTGGCCGATGAGGCCATCGCACAAAAACCGGCCATGGCGATTTTCTCGGCCGGGGGCGGTACGTCGCTCGAGCTGGCTCCCAAATTTGCGGAGGCGGGCATTACGGTCATCGACAACTCTTCGGCGTGGCGCATGAGCCCCGATCATAAGTTGATTGTGCCGGAGATCAACGCCAACGTGTTGACTTCAGAAGACAAGATCATTGCTAACCCAAACTGCTCCACCATCCAGATGGTACTGGTACTGGCGCCGTTGCACGAAAAGTACCAAATTAAACGGATCGTCGTATCGACGTATCAGTCCGTGACCGGTACGGGCAAAAAGGCTGTGGACCAGATGATGAACGAGCGGGCCGGCAAGCAGGGCGAAATGGCCTACAAATATCCGATCGACCTGAACGTGATTCCGCAGATCGACGTGTTCCTGGACAACGGCTACACGAAGGAAGAGATGAAGATGGTCAACGAGACCAAGAAAATCATGGGCGATGATTCCATCCAAGTGACGGCCACGGCGGTGCGCATTCCCGTCATGGGCGGCCACTCCGAAGCGGTCAACATTGAGTTCGCCAACGATTTCGATCTGGACGAAGTGCGCACCCTCCTGAGCCAAACCAAAGGCGTGGTGCTGGAAGACAATCCGTCGCAGCAGGTCTATCCGATGCCGATGAACGCACACGGACGCAACGAGGTGTTTGTGGGGCGTATCCGCCGGGACGACACGCAGCCCAATACGTTGAACCTCTGGATCGTGGCCGACAACCTGCGCAAGGGAGCCGCCACCAACGCGGTGCAGATTGCGGAATACCTGGTAGAAGCCGGTCTGGCGACCGAAGCCGTCGAAAACTAG